A stretch of Elgaria multicarinata webbii isolate HBS135686 ecotype San Diego chromosome 5, rElgMul1.1.pri, whole genome shotgun sequence DNA encodes these proteins:
- the LOC134399351 gene encoding transmembrane O-methyltransferase homolog: MVSPAIALAFIPFVVTLLIRYRHYFLLFYRAVLARRLRDCLTGIPKQDRAFQYVLTHSIPGDPLHILETFDQWSHHCEYLSNLGPQKAKILERLIYEKAPLTVLELGTYCAYATILIAQSLPLGARLYTVEMDAHKASVAEKIIRLAGFDDDTVELIVGRSEEVIPQLKEKFGLFQADLVFMGHWKRCYLRDLQLLEAHDLLPEGATILADNVIFPGAPQFLQYVKASGKYKWRIHRTSLQYFRAIPDGMAQLTYTGLQ, encoded by the exons ATGGTCTCCCCAGCCATCGCTCTGGCTTTCATCCCCTTCGTGGTCACTCTGCTCATCCGCTACCGCCACTACTTCCTGCTCTTTTACCGAGCGGTGCTGGCCCGACGGCTGCGGGACTGCTTGACCGGCATCCCCAAGCAGGACAGGGCCTTCCAGTACGTCTTGACCCACTCCATCCCTGGCGACCCACTGCACATCCTGGAGACCTTTGACCAGTGGAGCCATCACTGCGAGTACCTCAGCAATTTAGGACCCCAAAAAG caaagatcctggagcggctGATCTACGAGAAGGCCCCCCTCACCGTCTTAGAGCTGGGCACGTACTGTGCTTATGCCACCATCCTCATCGCCCAGTCGCTGCCACTGGGCGCCCGGCTGTACACCGTGGAGATGGACGCGCACAAAGCATCCGTGGCAGAGAAGATCATCCGGCTCGCTGGGTTTGATGACGACACG GTGGAGCTCATAGTGGGGCGCTCGGAGGAAGTCATCCCCCAGCTCAAAGAGAAGTTTGGGCTGTTCCAGGCGGACCTGGTCTTCATGGGCCACTGGAAGCGCTGCTACCTCCGGGACCTGCAGCTGCTGGAGGCTCACGACCTCCTACCCGAGGGGGCCACCATCTTGGCTGACAACGTCATCTTCCCCGGGGCACCCCAGTTCCTCCAGTACGTCAAGGCCAGCGGCAAGTACAAGTGGCGCATCCACAGGACCAGCCTGCAGTACTTCCGGGCCATTCCCGACGGCATGGCCCAGCTCACCTACACCGGTCTGCAGTGA